The Streptomyces sp. HSG2 genome has a segment encoding these proteins:
- a CDS encoding IS3 family transposase (programmed frameshift) — protein sequence MVMKHYPPEFKADAVALYESRPGATIKSVAADLGVNPETLRNWIRAAGAARPRGRRPEGPAVPESSLQAELAAARKKIRELEEERELLRKAAKYFAGGDALVNRFQFVCDHQRRYGVKRLCQVLGIARSSFYYCRRTAPDRAARRAADAQLAARIQTVHRESDGTYGVPRITAELREDGERVNHKRVARLMRTAGIAGTRLRRRHRTTVPDPAAAKAPDLIGRDFTATEPNTRYAGDITYLPLDGGKFLYLATVIDLASRRLAGWALADHMRTELVTDALDAAIRTRGSLAGAVMHSDHGAQYTSRAFAHACSKAGVRQSMSAVGSSADNALAESFNATFKRETLQGRKSWSSEREARLDAFRWLNRYNTRRRHSRLGQRSPIAYETALAATSTTLAQAA from the exons GTGGTCATGAAGCACTACCCGCCTGAGTTCAAGGCGGACGCGGTCGCGCTGTACGAGTCGCGGCCCGGGGCGACGATCAAGTCGGTCGCCGCTGATCTGGGGGTCAACCCGGAGACGCTGAGGAACTGGATCCGGGCGGCCGGTGCCGCCCGTCCCCGTGGCCGCCGCCCGGAGGGTCCGGCGGTGCCGGAGTCTTCGCTTCAGGCAGAGCTCGCCGCCGCGCGGAAGAAGATCCGCGAGCTGGAGGAGGAACGCGAGCTCCTGCGGAAGGCCGCGAAGTATTTCGCCGGGG GAGACGCGCTGGTGAACCGCTTCCAGTTCGTCTGCGACCACCAGCGCCGATACGGCGTGAAGCGGTTGTGCCAGGTCCTGGGCATCGCCCGCTCCAGCTTCTACTACTGTCGCCGGACCGCACCGGACCGGGCGGCCCGCCGGGCGGCCGACGCCCAGCTCGCCGCACGGATCCAAACCGTCCACCGGGAGTCGGACGGCACCTACGGTGTCCCCAGGATCACCGCCGAGCTCCGCGAGGACGGTGAGCGCGTCAACCACAAGCGCGTCGCCCGCCTCATGCGCACTGCCGGTATCGCCGGGACGCGCCTGCGCCGCAGACACCGCACCACGGTCCCGGACCCGGCCGCCGCGAAGGCGCCCGACCTGATCGGCCGGGACTTCACCGCCACGGAGCCGAACACCAGGTATGCCGGCGATATTACGTATCTCCCGCTGGACGGTGGGAAGTTCCTCTATCTCGCCACGGTCATCGACCTCGCCTCGCGCCGCCTGGCCGGATGGGCGCTGGCCGATCACATGCGGACCGAGCTCGTCACCGATGCCCTGGACGCGGCGATACGGACCCGCGGCAGCCTCGCGGGGGCCGTCATGCACAGCGACCACGGGGCGCAATACACCAGTCGGGCCTTCGCCCACGCCTGCTCGAAGGCCGGTGTCCGCCAGTCCATGAGCGCGGTCGGCAGCTCGGCGGACAACGCGCTGGCCGAGTCCTTCAACGCGACGTTCAAGCGGGAAACCCTCCAAGGCCGCAAGAGCTGGTCCAGCGAGCGCGAAGCCCGGCTCGACGCCTTCCGATGGCTGAACCGCTACAACACCCGACGCCGCCACTCACGACTCGGACAACGCAGCCCGATCGCCTACGAGACGGCACTCGCCGCAACATCAACTACGCTGGCTCAAGCCGCATAG
- a CDS encoding alpha/beta hydrolase yields the protein MQERGHTALPLTLTGLAEHADQAGPRADLDTHIADITGFIERNGLRDVTLVAHSYAAAPVTGAAGRLGDRLERVIYVDSAPFAAGMCMLDLMPPQAADQLRQQVDASGDGWRLPMPPFEVLGLSSSLDGLDEGQRNALRTRATPQPFGTFTQRLAGPAEPGPGVDRVLIACRDFTGLLEAGVPMLAYLNQPPWRPFDLPTGHWPMLSAPAELAHVLDKAVS from the coding sequence CTGCAGGAGCGCGGCCACACGGCGCTGCCGCTGACCCTGACCGGCCTGGCCGAACACGCCGACCAGGCCGGACCCCGGGCAGACCTGGACACGCACATCGCGGACATCACCGGCTTCATTGAGCGGAACGGTCTGCGCGACGTCACGCTGGTCGCCCACAGCTACGCGGCTGCCCCGGTAACCGGGGCAGCCGGACGTCTCGGCGACCGCCTGGAGCGCGTGATCTACGTGGACAGCGCCCCGTTCGCCGCAGGCATGTGCATGCTCGACCTCATGCCGCCGCAGGCAGCGGACCAGCTGCGCCAGCAGGTCGACGCTTCCGGCGACGGGTGGCGGCTACCGATGCCGCCCTTTGAGGTCCTGGGCTTGTCCAGCAGCCTCGATGGGCTCGATGAGGGCCAGCGGAACGCTCTGCGCACGCGTGCCACCCCTCAGCCGTTCGGCACTTTCACCCAGCGTCTCGCCGGCCCGGCCGAGCCCGGTCCCGGTGTGGACCGTGTCCTGATCGCCTGCCGTGACTTCACGGGACTGCTGGAAGCCGGGGTGCCGATGCTGGCCTACCTGAACCAGCCGCCGTGGCGGCCCTTCGACCTGCCCACCGGGCACTGGCCGATGCTGTCCGCGCCCGCCGAACTCGCCCATGTCCTCGACAAGGCCGTCTCCTGA